From the Vibrio tubiashii ATCC 19109 genome, the window TACTTCTATCTCAATTGCATTAACAGCGGTTTACTTTGGCTTCGCTTTCATCGGAGAGCTCAACTTCGGTGATTACGGTGTGGGTGTTACTCTGTTTGCAGGATTATTTATTCTGGTCTTAGCTCCTGAGTTTTATCAGCCGCTACGCGACTTAGGTACTTTCTACCACGCGAAACAGCAAGCGGTAGGCGCTGCAGAAAGTATTGTTGAGTTTATCGAGACTGACGTAGAAACCGTTCGCTCAGGCTCAACCAAACTGGGCGACACAGACTCCATATCCATCACAGCAAAAGATCTCGAAGTATACTCCCCAGAAGGGCAAAAACTATTAGGGCCTGTAAGCTTTGAGCTTTCTTCCGCGCAAACCACAGCCTTAGTTGGCCCAAGCGGCGCAGGTAAAACGACCCTGATAAACGCAATCTTGGGATTCTTGCCTTACAAAGGGTCGCTGACGATTAACAACATTGAACGTACTGAGCTCGATCTTGAAAGTTGGCGTGAGAAAATCAGTTGGGTTGGTCAAAACCCACTGCTACTGCACGGCTCAATACGTGACAACATTACGCTGGGTAAAACAAACGTCAGTGACCAAGTCATCAGTCAAGCGTTAGAAGAGTCGTTCTCAGCAGAATTCGTTAATCAACATGGTCTTGATTATGCTGTCTCCGACCGCTCTGGTGGTTTATCGGTAGGACAAGCGCAGCGCCTTGCTTTAGCACGAGCTATGGTGCAAAACGGCCACTTCTGGCTGCTTGATGAACCAACGGCAAGCTTGGATGCACGAAGTGAACGTCTTGTGATGCAAGGTTTAGAAAACCAGATCACAAGTAAAACCGCCCTGATGGTTACCCACCAGCTAACACCGCTTAAAAATGTCGAACAAATTCTTGTCATGAAAGACGGTCAGATCGTTCAGTCTGGACAATTTGCACATCTCGCTAACTGTGAAGGACTGTTCCAAGAAATGCTTTCTGCTAACCAAGCACTTAACCAAACCAATAAGGGGAACTTAGATGCGTGAATTACTTCCCTACCTAAAACTGTATAAGAAGCACTGGTTTGGTCTTTCACTCGGTATGCTATTGGCGTTTCTAACTTTAGCCGCTTCTATTGGTCTTTTGACCTTATCAGGCTGGTTCTTATCTGCAGCTGCCGTTGCTGGTCTCACCATCGCAAGAGAAACCTTTAATTACATGCTACCAGGCGCGTTTGTGCGTGGATTTGCCATGGGTCGAACTGCCGGACGTTGGGGTGAGCGTGTGGTCAGCCATAACGCAACTTTCAAGCTGCTTACTGATCTGCGAATCTTTTTCTTTTCCAAGCTAGCACCGTTGATCCCCGGTCGCGTATCTAACCTTCGTGACGCCGATCTCCTCAACCGCCTCGTAGCCGATATTGATGCGATGGA encodes:
- the cydD gene encoding heme ABC transporter permease/ATP-binding protein CydD, with amino-acid sequence MDKKKQRSLNQWLKQQSKLAKRWLMIAVGLGVLSSIFLLVQAALLATIMHQLIIEHVDKYELVPYFFGLVAVIGARALCSWGREIAGYRCGEQIRVYIRQLILDKLRELGPAYIKGKPAGAWATLLLEQVEDMHDFFARYLPQMSLSVLVPFVILIVVFPVNWAAGLIFLITAPLVPMFMALVGMKAADANRKNFKALQRLSGHFYDRLQSMTTIRLFDRTAAETEVMRGASEVFRVRTMDVLKIAFLSSAVLEFFTSISIALTAVYFGFAFIGELNFGDYGVGVTLFAGLFILVLAPEFYQPLRDLGTFYHAKQQAVGAAESIVEFIETDVETVRSGSTKLGDTDSISITAKDLEVYSPEGQKLLGPVSFELSSAQTTALVGPSGAGKTTLINAILGFLPYKGSLTINNIERTELDLESWREKISWVGQNPLLLHGSIRDNITLGKTNVSDQVISQALEESFSAEFVNQHGLDYAVSDRSGGLSVGQAQRLALARAMVQNGHFWLLDEPTASLDARSERLVMQGLENQITSKTALMVTHQLTPLKNVEQILVMKDGQIVQSGQFAHLANCEGLFQEMLSANQALNQTNKGNLDA